Sequence from the Microbacterium sp. 1.5R genome:
GTACACGAGGATGTTCTGTCCGACGGCGGCTGCGGCCTGCTGAGTGGCCAGGTCCGTGGGGCGAGCATCGAGACGCAGGAACGGGATGCCCGTGGCGATCGCTCCGGAGGAGACGAGGATCACCTCGGCCCCGCGCGCGTGCGCTGCCGCCAGTGCCTCCACCAGAACGGGGATGCGCCAGGAGGACTCCCCGCTGATCGAGGAAGACCCGACCTTGACGACGATCCGTGAGGCTGTGGCGAGATCCGCCCTCGTGCGGGCGGTCACTCCCCGTCCTCGCGGTAGGCCGCGAGCCGCTGAGCCTCGACCTCGGCGCGAGCCTCGGCCTTGGCATCCATGCGCTCGTAGTAGTTCTCACGACGCTCGGAGGTGGTGCGACGCCCGTTGGGGGCGAGACGCGGGTCGGTGCCACGGGGTGCGGTCATCAGCTCGGCCGCAGACGTCATGGTGGGCTCCCAGTCGAAGACGATGCTGTCGCCCTCGCCGATGACGACCGTCGACCCCTGCACGGCACCGAGGCGGAAGAGCTCGTCCTCGACGCCCAGCTTCTCGAGACGGTCGGCGAGGTAGCCCACCGCCTCTTCGTTCTGGAAATCGGTCTGCTGGACCCAGCGCACCGGCTTCTCGCCGAGGATGCGGTAGACGTTGCCGTAGCTGCCGCCCTCGACGCGGATCTCGAAGCCCTTCTTCGGGCCACGCGGGCGAAGGATGACGCGCTCACGCGGGACCTCGGTCGCGGCGAGCTCGGCACGGTGCTGGTCGACGATCTCGCCGAGCGCGTAGGTCAGCGGGCGCAGACCCTCGTGCGAGATCGTGGAGATGTCGAAGACACGGAATCCGCGAGCCTCGAGGTCGGGGCGCACGAGGTCTGCGAGGTCGCGGGCCTCCGGCACGTCGATCTTGTTCAGGGCGATGAGCTGCGGGCGCTCGAGCAGAGGGGTCTGCCCCTCGGGAACCTCGTATGCGGCGAGCTCCCCCAGGATGACATCGAGGTCGGAGATCGGGTCGCGACCGGGCTCGAGCGTTGCGCAGTCGAGCACGTGCAGCAGTGCGGTGCAGCGCTCGACGTGACGGAGGAACTCCAGTCCGAGACCGCGTCCCTCGCTCGCTCCTTCGATGAGTCCGGGGACGTCAGCGACCGTGTATCGCGAGTCCCCTGCCTGCACGACACCGAG
This genomic interval carries:
- the obgE gene encoding GTPase ObgE encodes the protein MVSFVDTVTLHLRAGKGGNGCVSVHREKFKPLGGPDGGNGGDGGDVVLVADTQTGTLLSYHHSPHRSSGNGGPGMGDHRAGFMGEDLELPVPVGTVVKNPAGEVLIDMIEPGERYVVAKGGHGGLGNAALATPKRKAPGFALLGTPGYEGDVILELKTVADVALVGYPSAGKSSLIGAISAARPKIADYPFTTLHPNLGVVQAGDSRYTVADVPGLIEGASEGRGLGLEFLRHVERCTALLHVLDCATLEPGRDPISDLDVILGELAAYEVPEGQTPLLERPQLIALNKIDVPEARDLADLVRPDLEARGFRVFDISTISHEGLRPLTYALGEIVDQHRAELAATEVPRERVILRPRGPKKGFEIRVEGGSYGNVYRILGEKPVRWVQQTDFQNEEAVGYLADRLEKLGVEDELFRLGAVQGSTVVIGEGDSIVFDWEPTMTSAAELMTAPRGTDPRLAPNGRRTTSERRENYYERMDAKAEARAEVEAQRLAAYREDGE